A single genomic interval of Aureliella helgolandensis harbors:
- a CDS encoding integrase core domain-containing protein yields MRRLGHNVSRQTVKNVIVQAGLGPQPHDYPDTWTDFLKRHAATLWQCDFACKKKWTVKGLVDVYFLVFIHIGTRRVWISPCTEHPTGEWSAQQARNFLMHIQDEDLPCTHLCRDNDTKYVTAFDSVFEATGCKVKRTTPMSPNLQAHVERVIQTIKHEVLNAFCIVSDSHLNHLLRVTQDWYNFRRGHSARDHLPPIRDSDTPATIDLTKHKLICVEELGGHLKSYRTAA; encoded by the coding sequence ATGCGGAGACTTGGGCATAATGTCTCTCGACAGACTGTCAAGAATGTGATTGTCCAAGCAGGCCTAGGGCCGCAACCCCATGATTATCCCGATACTTGGACTGACTTTCTAAAACGACACGCCGCCACGCTGTGGCAATGCGACTTTGCCTGCAAGAAGAAATGGACAGTGAAGGGACTTGTGGACGTCTACTTCCTCGTATTTATTCATATAGGAACACGCCGCGTTTGGATTTCTCCTTGCACCGAGCATCCCACGGGCGAATGGAGTGCGCAGCAGGCGCGCAACTTCCTGATGCACATCCAGGACGAAGACCTTCCATGCACCCACCTGTGCCGTGACAACGACACGAAATACGTAACGGCCTTTGATTCAGTGTTTGAAGCAACCGGCTGCAAAGTCAAACGAACGACTCCCATGTCCCCCAACCTTCAGGCCCACGTCGAACGTGTAATTCAAACCATCAAGCATGAAGTGCTAAACGCCTTTTGTATTGTGAGCGACAGTCATTTGAACCATCTGCTTCGTGTAACTCAAGATTGGTACAACTTCCGACGTGGTCACAGTGCGCGCGATCACTTGCCACCCATCCGCGACAGCGACACACCAGCGACCATCGACTTGACGAAGCACAAGCTCATTTGTGTCGAGGAGCTCGGCGGGCATCTGAAATCCTATCGCACTGCTGCGTAG
- a CDS encoding HNH endonuclease: MIDTVRQHIAWAYANLARAHAALDAGAIKYARTHHMIRAKLFKGLTSSTMQMRTLYDDEKVKLNYPQACCYCGATTSLSIDHLIPRIKGGEDYSDNLVWACKSCNSSKRDRDLLEWCQFKNAFPSVLLLRRYMKLVARYCEAHELLDIRLEDAHSHRLPFMIELLPYTFPYLSSLVLWVPIQQPESPVSAGDT; encoded by the coding sequence GTGATCGACACCGTAAGGCAACACATCGCGTGGGCGTATGCAAACCTCGCTCGTGCACATGCTGCGCTCGACGCAGGTGCAATCAAATATGCGCGTACGCATCACATGATCCGCGCGAAGCTCTTCAAGGGGCTCACCTCAAGCACGATGCAGATGCGCACGCTTTATGACGATGAAAAAGTCAAGCTCAACTACCCCCAAGCGTGCTGTTATTGTGGAGCAACAACCTCTTTAAGCATCGATCATTTGATTCCGAGGATAAAGGGCGGTGAGGACTACTCCGACAATCTCGTCTGGGCATGCAAATCCTGTAACAGTTCCAAACGGGACCGTGATCTGCTTGAGTGGTGCCAATTCAAAAACGCCTTTCCGTCGGTTCTGCTACTGCGTCGCTACATGAAGCTTGTTGCCCGCTATTGTGAAGCGCATGAGCTGCTTGATATCCGGTTGGAAGATGCCCATAGTCATCGCCTGCCGTTCATGATCGAATTGCTTCCGTATACGTTCCCATACTTGAGTTCGCTTGTACTGTGGGTGCCTATACAGCAACCAGAATCTCCCGTCTCAGCTGGCGATACATGA
- a CDS encoding integrase core domain-containing protein has protein sequence MAAIIHPLLALLASLSRQELARQVTYLKTENRILRSKLPHRISLSNQERRTLVKHGRQLGARIKELISIVSYSSFRRWVRELEDAPSKRPARKDGKGGRPRVEESLSDAILRVRKETGWGYTKIVQAMRRLGHNVSRQTVKNVIVQAGLGPQPHDYPDTWTDFLKRHAATLWQCDFACKKKWTVKGLVDVYFLVFIHIGTRRVWISPCTEHPTGEWSAQQARNFLMHIQDEDVPCTHLCRDNDTKYVTAFDSVFEATGCKVKRTTPMSPNLQAHVERVIQTIKHEVLNAFCIVSDSHLNHLLRVTQDWYNFRRGHSARDHLPPIRDSDTPATIDLTKHKLICVEELGGHLKSYRSAA, from the coding sequence ATGGCAGCCATCATTCATCCGCTTCTCGCACTCCTGGCCTCCCTCTCTCGACAGGAACTTGCTCGACAAGTTACCTATCTTAAAACTGAAAACCGAATCCTGAGAAGTAAATTACCTCACAGGATTAGCCTCAGCAATCAGGAGCGTCGTACATTGGTCAAACACGGAAGGCAGTTAGGCGCTCGGATTAAGGAGTTGATCTCAATCGTCAGCTATTCCTCGTTTCGTCGATGGGTCCGTGAGCTGGAAGATGCTCCAAGTAAGCGGCCAGCGAGGAAAGACGGCAAGGGCGGACGCCCTCGTGTGGAGGAAAGTCTTAGTGATGCGATTCTTCGAGTTCGGAAGGAGACAGGCTGGGGGTACACGAAGATTGTCCAGGCGATGCGGAGACTTGGGCATAATGTCTCTCGACAGACTGTCAAGAATGTGATTGTCCAAGCAGGCCTAGGGCCGCAACCCCATGATTATCCCGATACTTGGACTGACTTTCTAAAACGACACGCCGCCACGCTGTGGCAATGCGACTTTGCCTGCAAGAAGAAATGGACAGTGAAGGGACTTGTGGACGTCTACTTCCTCGTATTTATTCATATAGGAACACGCCGCGTTTGGATTTCTCCTTGCACCGAGCATCCCACGGGCGAATGGAGTGCGCAGCAGGCGCGCAACTTCCTGATGCACATCCAGGACGAAGACGTCCCATGCACCCACCTGTGCCGTGACAACGACACGAAATACGTAACGGCCTTTGATTCAGTGTTTGAAGCAACCGGCTGCAAAGTCAAACGAACGACTCCCATGTCCCCCAACCTTCAGGCCCACGTCGAACGTGTAATTCAAACCATCAAGCATGAAGTGCTAAACGCCTTTTGTATTGTGAGCGACAGTCATTTGAACCATCTGCTTCGTGTAACTCAAGATTGGTACAACTTCCGACGTGGTCACAGTGCGCGCGATCATTTGCCACCTATCCGCGACAGCGACACACCAGCGACCATCGACTTGACGAAGCACAAGCTCATTTGTGTCGAGGAGCTCGGCGGGCATCTGAAGTCTTATCGCTCTGCTGCGTAG
- a CDS encoding tetratricopeptide repeat protein yields the protein MDTQHTGPGDADRCPSQNESDYSLTKPLVARTSSWWRLCSVLAVLFSLQGAGAYFAGLPGLVAATMMYFVLKVLLQRRAKSFQKAGLRLMAEERYREAAAMFEAGYQYFSDRRWADRYRAISMLDYSGMDWREIMLANMATNMALAGDRERAIQLYQQCLELYPDSRLAKPALRFLMAGTDG from the coding sequence ATGGATACTCAACACACGGGCCCCGGTGACGCGGATCGTTGTCCGTCTCAAAACGAAAGTGACTATTCATTGACGAAACCGCTTGTAGCTCGGACTTCGTCTTGGTGGCGTCTCTGTAGCGTTCTGGCAGTTTTATTTTCGCTGCAGGGAGCCGGTGCGTATTTCGCCGGTCTTCCCGGACTGGTTGCCGCGACCATGATGTACTTCGTCCTGAAGGTGCTTTTGCAGCGACGAGCGAAGTCCTTCCAGAAGGCAGGACTGAGGCTCATGGCGGAAGAGCGATACCGCGAGGCAGCTGCAATGTTTGAAGCTGGTTACCAGTATTTTTCCGATCGCCGGTGGGCGGATCGGTACCGAGCAATCAGCATGCTGGACTACTCCGGAATGGACTGGCGTGAGATTATGCTGGCAAACATGGCTACAAACATGGCTTTGGCCGGAGACCGAGAACGGGCCATCCAACTCTACCAGCAGTGCCTAGAGCTGTATCCTGACAGCCGCTTGGCGAAACCAGCACTCCGGTTCCTAATGGCGGGGACTGACGGATAA
- a CDS encoding TlpA disulfide reductase family protein translates to MTRSHTVQASTFVAMAFCVSLGVADEHSTDSAEENPKQAGIGVALAIEDETFTIFKIVPDTPADRNGLLKPSDRIVAVAEGDGKPVELAGMKMKAAVGLIRGPEGSLVRLTIISAGESAQNARVVSLRRGTFSELDMFVDGRLLPTDSVAPNFRFQRLSDASESELVDLAGRVLVIDFWASWCGPCITTLDELQTIIGEHPEWEGKVELLAVSVDGEKEDAIRIAKEKKWSGMTVLWAGPELLRTYHVGSLPTVFIVDEQGRIAAADNRLNVPDILKSLLQNK, encoded by the coding sequence ATGACCAGATCTCATACCGTACAAGCGTCGACATTCGTGGCAATGGCTTTTTGTGTATCTCTCGGAGTTGCTGACGAACACTCGACCGATTCGGCAGAGGAAAACCCGAAGCAAGCTGGAATAGGCGTAGCATTGGCGATCGAAGACGAGACTTTCACCATCTTCAAGATCGTGCCTGATACCCCAGCGGATCGGAATGGGTTGCTAAAGCCAAGCGACCGCATCGTGGCAGTTGCCGAAGGAGACGGGAAGCCAGTCGAATTGGCCGGAATGAAGATGAAAGCCGCTGTCGGATTGATCCGAGGTCCCGAAGGGTCGCTGGTCCGACTGACCATCATCTCGGCTGGAGAGTCAGCGCAAAATGCTCGGGTCGTAAGCCTCAGACGCGGCACCTTTAGCGAACTGGACATGTTCGTCGATGGTCGCCTGCTTCCCACTGATTCAGTCGCACCAAATTTCCGGTTCCAAAGATTATCAGATGCAAGCGAATCAGAGTTGGTGGACTTGGCGGGGCGGGTCCTTGTTATCGACTTCTGGGCGAGCTGGTGCGGGCCCTGCATCACGACTCTCGACGAATTGCAAACGATCATCGGAGAGCATCCTGAGTGGGAGGGAAAAGTTGAACTGCTCGCCGTCAGCGTGGATGGAGAGAAAGAAGACGCAATCCGAATCGCGAAGGAGAAGAAGTGGTCGGGTATGACCGTCCTATGGGCGGGGCCTGAACTCCTCCGAACGTACCACGTTGGATCACTTCCCACTGTTTTCATCGTCGATGAGCAAGGCAGGATTGCCGCAGCCGATAACCGACTGAACGTCCCGGATATCTTGAAGTCCTTACTACAGAACAAGTGA
- a CDS encoding serine hydrolase domain-containing protein, with product MRKKTLRIVMLVTASICFGLLAIAGGAGYYIYTLLHVDPIVVASDASETDRIAAVAGWLDDQFEKHRFNGGVLIIRDGRVLLSKACGYTDNTKTHRIDDHTAFRLASVSKQFTAAGVLRLAEMGLLDLDDSVAEHLENFSFENVSVRHLLNQTSGIPDEYMSLAEEHRETAGDILTISTAVELVMWHSKSDYAPGDATEYSNTNYVLLAGVIEAVSGMSFERFMSEELFQPLGMNDTRVWNLLSDQRSPNQASDFDQIDDDRTPIEPTWLDGVAGDGAVFSSLNDFVIWDRFWYGNSRVSNTLLEQAFDRPKLKDGSRSDYGFGWVVERKRQWHNGAWLGANTYIVRYPKTRSCLVVLDNSSNLRLDSIADEIEEALKPIFSDD from the coding sequence ATGCGAAAGAAGACTCTTCGGATCGTCATGCTCGTTACAGCCTCTATCTGTTTTGGCTTGTTGGCTATTGCTGGCGGCGCAGGCTACTACATCTACACATTGCTGCACGTTGACCCCATTGTCGTTGCTTCGGACGCGAGTGAAACTGATCGGATAGCTGCGGTCGCAGGATGGCTTGATGACCAGTTCGAGAAGCATAGGTTTAACGGTGGCGTTCTCATCATTCGAGATGGAAGAGTCCTGCTTTCTAAAGCGTGCGGGTACACTGACAATACTAAAACGCATCGAATTGACGACCACACGGCGTTTCGATTGGCGTCCGTTTCAAAGCAGTTCACTGCCGCTGGCGTGCTTAGGCTCGCCGAAATGGGTCTACTGGACCTTGATGATTCGGTTGCCGAGCATCTTGAGAATTTCTCTTTTGAGAATGTGAGCGTTCGTCACCTGCTCAACCAAACGTCCGGTATTCCGGACGAATACATGAGCCTTGCTGAGGAGCATCGCGAAACTGCGGGAGACATCCTAACGATTTCAACGGCCGTAGAATTGGTGATGTGGCACTCAAAGTCAGATTACGCGCCCGGCGACGCTACGGAATACAGCAATACCAACTACGTATTGCTTGCGGGAGTCATCGAGGCTGTTTCCGGAATGAGTTTTGAGAGGTTCATGTCTGAGGAATTGTTTCAGCCGCTTGGCATGAATGACACACGCGTTTGGAATTTGCTGTCGGATCAACGCTCGCCCAATCAGGCATCTGACTTTGATCAGATTGACGATGACCGAACGCCAATCGAACCAACATGGCTGGACGGTGTAGCCGGAGATGGAGCTGTTTTCAGCAGCTTGAATGATTTCGTTATTTGGGATCGGTTTTGGTACGGCAACTCACGCGTTTCCAATACTCTGCTTGAGCAAGCGTTTGACCGTCCAAAATTGAAAGATGGAAGTCGATCAGACTATGGATTTGGATGGGTCGTGGAGCGAAAACGACAGTGGCATAACGGGGCGTGGCTCGGTGCGAACACGTACATCGTTCGATACCCGAAGACTCGCTCTTGTCTGGTAGTACTCGACAACTCATCGAACCTCAGGTTGGATAGCATCGCGGATGAAATTGAGGAAGCGCTGAAACCGATTTTCAGTGACGATTAA
- a CDS encoding redoxin family protein: protein MRRYGCLLLTMSICMLVSNVPAWAQSHYRMDGVVTDADTQKPVANTTVQVLITSESEPSQRIRKSSTDDAGRYSIEVPAGHGWAWQLVPPPGYCSVETNATQVFATTDVRPVFTKNYQVRKGSPIEFIVRYPDTLSAVPKTFVSLGQQKGNEYISGYCELNEKGTGTVTMLQLTGKFNVHCGDEKRKLVVPDGMVAEFEEGFDPRNVVSEGKRQDDGTVVVQDSSSRTATLKNCAALVRDGQLIVVINVDAARSDDESPQLHGRVVAANTDPIQGATVTVGFYSEGGSGSRNINIKATTDSNGQFSVDAPKLSADQKVGLIITREGFGGMDTKPTLVTVGANGIAQVDPITLKPGCSVRVRVVGPGGTPLHGAVVEPLNDQASRTRIARTGPDGECLLTDLASGLMRISAQFGTLSTSTKVPLDTGENELVILKLRDTSAPSANQPERKPALAAGTAAPEWTIMKWSDGKDRKLSDFRGKVVVLDFWGVWCGPCIHAIPAMKELHDRYKYGDVVFLGIHTAGTDMTLVKRLLKQQEWETIVGLDAGDEIVTGETVQRYAIQGYPSVVVVNRNGTVAFNSGDFPTDRALFMHEMETLAKSAGLPWPIDKDASEEEVMERMTRLQVVMFSRVIDEALKTKAD from the coding sequence ATGCGACGGTATGGTTGCCTGCTACTCACGATGTCGATTTGCATGCTGGTTTCCAACGTCCCAGCTTGGGCACAGTCGCATTATCGCATGGATGGCGTTGTCACCGATGCGGACACCCAGAAGCCTGTGGCGAACACGACCGTCCAAGTTCTGATCACGTCCGAATCGGAACCCTCGCAACGGATTCGCAAATCATCAACGGACGATGCTGGTCGTTACTCCATTGAAGTACCCGCAGGCCACGGCTGGGCGTGGCAACTGGTGCCCCCTCCGGGTTATTGCTCTGTGGAAACCAATGCGACACAAGTTTTCGCGACAACTGATGTTCGTCCCGTCTTTACGAAGAACTACCAAGTCCGCAAAGGCTCACCTATCGAGTTCATCGTTCGGTATCCCGACACACTATCGGCTGTGCCAAAGACATTCGTTTCGCTCGGACAACAGAAGGGCAATGAATACATAAGCGGCTACTGCGAACTCAACGAAAAAGGCACCGGCACTGTCACGATGCTACAGCTTACGGGAAAGTTCAATGTGCATTGTGGAGACGAAAAACGGAAACTCGTTGTACCTGACGGAATGGTGGCCGAGTTCGAGGAAGGGTTTGATCCCCGCAACGTCGTGTCGGAGGGCAAACGCCAAGATGACGGGACCGTTGTTGTGCAAGATTCCAGCAGCCGTACGGCCACGTTGAAAAACTGTGCAGCGTTGGTACGCGACGGGCAATTAATTGTCGTGATCAACGTTGATGCCGCTAGGTCGGACGACGAGTCGCCGCAACTTCACGGACGGGTCGTCGCCGCAAATACTGACCCTATTCAAGGCGCAACTGTCACGGTGGGGTTTTATTCGGAAGGCGGAAGCGGGAGCAGGAATATTAATATTAAAGCAACGACGGACAGCAATGGTCAGTTCTCGGTGGACGCCCCCAAGCTAAGTGCAGATCAAAAGGTTGGACTAATTATTACTCGCGAGGGATTCGGCGGCATGGACACGAAACCGACTCTCGTAACGGTTGGGGCGAATGGCATCGCACAGGTTGATCCTATCACCTTGAAGCCCGGCTGTTCAGTTCGCGTCCGCGTCGTTGGGCCAGGCGGTACACCACTTCACGGTGCCGTCGTTGAACCGCTTAACGACCAAGCCTCACGCACGCGTATCGCTCGTACGGGTCCCGATGGTGAATGCCTCTTGACCGATCTCGCTTCCGGTCTGATGCGAATCTCGGCACAATTTGGCACTCTCAGCACTTCGACAAAGGTCCCACTTGATACGGGCGAGAACGAACTGGTCATTCTGAAACTACGCGACACATCCGCCCCGTCCGCGAATCAGCCAGAGCGAAAACCGGCCCTTGCGGCCGGGACTGCCGCTCCCGAATGGACGATCATGAAATGGTCGGACGGCAAGGATCGAAAACTCTCAGATTTTCGTGGCAAGGTTGTTGTGCTGGATTTCTGGGGTGTTTGGTGCGGCCCATGTATCCATGCCATTCCCGCCATGAAGGAATTGCATGATCGTTATAAGTACGGCGATGTTGTGTTCTTGGGGATACACACCGCCGGAACTGACATGACCCTTGTGAAGCGACTGCTAAAACAACAGGAATGGGAAACCATCGTGGGTTTGGATGCCGGGGACGAGATCGTGACTGGCGAAACCGTTCAACGCTATGCGATTCAAGGTTATCCAAGCGTTGTTGTCGTAAATCGTAACGGAACGGTCGCGTTCAACAGTGGTGACTTCCCAACAGATCGGGCCCTCTTCATGCATGAAATGGAAACGCTTGCAAAATCTGCCGGACTTCCTTGGCCGATTGACAAAGACGCTTCCGAAGAAGAAGTCATGGAGAGGATGACGCGGTTGCAGGTGGTCATGTTCAGCCGTGTGATCGATGAAGCGCTCAAGACCAAAGCTGATTGA
- a CDS encoding HEAT repeat domain-containing protein produces MHAYAPTVLLTIGLLLCDHVTAQETETGNPLASLKSGSAQDIATAISSLPNDTLAQSEIARQLTLLLNDERTVVEHIIGRETVSERAWFKLLDLPPAAATSILKELPKLETDRTRAKALEAVSRIGKPDRRAYEMILPFCTSDDVYLRSRAISALDAVADHTEESVLKFGKLLLDPDPMVKWTVLDALDKRSKLIDPVIPEVIKLLDDDSDVYIAVSRDFMLPEKLRGRAARLLAKTGPDASDAIPKLKTLIGPDHNKNVRIWSATAICKISESPPPEAMDLLGQLLLDDMDREFVQNDAPEAIAQLGPPARGLLDSLERAKKHASAQIRWELVDAFFAIAPDTAVSRSIPLMEDEDELVVETVIKKFSSRGISEPRVIAAYIRALEKHDGIFDQPASSAVHALAKLGSDATAAVRALELLAKDPSISDTLKEDVDLALERIR; encoded by the coding sequence ATGCACGCATACGCCCCGACAGTCCTGCTCACGATCGGCTTGTTGTTGTGTGACCACGTTACCGCACAGGAAACGGAAACGGGGAATCCGCTTGCTTCGCTGAAGTCCGGCAGTGCACAAGATATCGCCACCGCAATATCGTCATTACCCAACGACACACTTGCCCAGTCAGAGATTGCACGGCAACTCACGCTCCTCTTGAATGATGAGCGAACTGTGGTCGAACACATCATTGGTCGCGAAACGGTGAGTGAACGAGCTTGGTTCAAATTGCTCGACTTACCTCCAGCGGCAGCCACGTCGATTTTGAAGGAGTTGCCCAAGCTAGAGACAGACCGTACGCGAGCAAAAGCACTCGAAGCTGTCTCTCGAATTGGCAAACCGGATCGTCGTGCATACGAAATGATCCTGCCATTCTGTACCAGCGACGATGTGTACCTGCGTTCGCGAGCGATTTCGGCATTGGACGCCGTGGCAGATCACACCGAAGAATCCGTGCTCAAGTTTGGAAAACTACTACTGGACCCAGATCCAATGGTAAAATGGACTGTTCTGGACGCACTGGACAAACGGTCTAAACTCATTGACCCTGTCATACCCGAAGTCATCAAACTGCTCGACGATGATTCTGATGTCTACATCGCGGTCTCACGAGATTTCATGTTGCCCGAGAAGTTACGAGGGCGCGCGGCTCGCCTTCTGGCAAAAACCGGTCCGGATGCCTCGGACGCAATACCGAAATTGAAAACTCTAATCGGGCCAGATCACAATAAAAACGTGCGGATTTGGTCAGCCACTGCTATTTGCAAGATATCGGAATCTCCCCCGCCGGAAGCGATGGACTTGTTGGGGCAGCTTTTGCTCGACGACATGGATCGCGAATTCGTCCAAAATGATGCCCCAGAGGCAATTGCGCAACTTGGTCCTCCTGCTCGTGGACTTCTTGATTCACTCGAACGTGCGAAAAAACACGCTTCTGCACAGATACGTTGGGAACTGGTAGATGCCTTCTTTGCGATTGCCCCCGATACCGCAGTGTCACGTTCCATTCCTTTGATGGAAGATGAGGACGAATTGGTCGTCGAGACCGTCATTAAGAAATTCAGTTCACGTGGTATATCCGAACCGCGAGTGATCGCTGCGTATATTCGTGCACTTGAAAAACACGATGGAATTTTTGATCAACCTGCGAGTTCGGCCGTACATGCTCTTGCGAAACTCGGTTCCGATGCGACTGCGGCTGTCCGGGCTCTCGAATTGCTTGCAAAAGATCCGAGCATATCGGATACACTTAAAGAGGACGTTGACCTTGCTCTGGAACGCATTCGTTAA
- the ltrA gene encoding group II intron reverse transcriptase/maturase — translation MRSQLFLFDVKTNHAAASMHPQSEEERLANDAGKSDSRIVPQQRTDRVRETKLGNASGGKAAKLSRDPSRTHPQLRAGTDVISRLIRISERAERHPEEAFNNLFSMLDVTLLRHAFHKLERGKAPGVDGQTWEQYEANLESNLEDLATRLHRQSYRPHPSLRREIPKGNGKTRPLGIACVEDKLVQRAVVMILERIYEKDFYAFSFGFRPGKSCHDALSVLGTDIATKKVNWISDADIKGFFDNVCHEQLIELVQQRVSDPRMLWLIQRFLKAGVMIDNRRHDTDDGVAQGSVLSPLLANVYLHYVLDQWFVRDVQPRLSGESHIVRYADDFICWFEREDDARRFLEVLKKRLARFSLELAEDKSQLIRFGRFAERDSKRYGNGGRPGVFDFLGFTHYCGHSRSGKFKLKRKTATKKLRAKYLALKDWLRHNLTQPITEVWRTLNRKLCGHYQYYGINDNWPYLVKYRQAAKRFAYRWICRRSQKGRISRKTFAQYLARNPLAEPRRLTDLIARGRQLAATMNR, via the coding sequence GTGAGATCCCAACTGTTCTTGTTTGACGTGAAGACCAATCACGCCGCTGCGAGTATGCATCCCCAATCCGAAGAGGAGAGGCTTGCAAATGACGCTGGGAAGTCGGATAGCCGAATAGTACCACAGCAGCGCACAGACCGAGTGCGTGAAACGAAGCTGGGTAATGCCAGTGGAGGGAAGGCGGCTAAGCTATCACGCGATCCCAGTCGAACACATCCCCAACTCAGAGCGGGAACCGATGTGATAAGTCGACTGATTCGCATCTCCGAACGAGCGGAACGCCATCCTGAAGAGGCATTTAACAACCTTTTCTCGATGCTCGACGTGACCTTACTTCGACACGCGTTCCACAAACTCGAACGAGGCAAAGCACCGGGAGTCGATGGTCAGACATGGGAGCAATACGAGGCCAACCTGGAGAGCAATCTTGAGGATCTCGCAACCCGGCTTCACCGTCAAAGCTATCGTCCCCACCCAAGTCTGCGTAGAGAGATCCCGAAAGGGAATGGCAAAACGCGACCGCTGGGTATCGCATGCGTGGAAGACAAACTCGTCCAACGAGCCGTCGTGATGATCCTGGAACGGATATACGAGAAGGATTTCTATGCCTTCTCGTTCGGATTCCGTCCGGGCAAGTCGTGCCACGATGCATTGAGTGTGCTTGGCACAGACATCGCCACTAAGAAAGTGAACTGGATTTCTGACGCGGACATTAAAGGGTTCTTCGACAACGTCTGTCATGAGCAACTCATCGAGTTAGTTCAGCAGCGTGTCTCCGATCCTCGCATGTTGTGGCTAATCCAACGCTTTCTCAAGGCGGGTGTGATGATCGACAACCGGCGTCATGACACAGACGACGGAGTCGCGCAAGGCTCAGTTCTCAGTCCCTTACTGGCTAACGTGTATCTACATTACGTATTGGACCAATGGTTCGTCCGCGATGTGCAACCACGTCTCAGCGGCGAATCGCACATTGTGCGATATGCTGATGATTTTATCTGCTGGTTTGAGCGTGAGGACGATGCACGCCGATTCCTAGAGGTGCTCAAGAAACGTTTGGCTCGATTCTCGTTAGAGTTAGCTGAGGACAAGTCGCAATTGATCAGGTTTGGCCGCTTCGCCGAGCGCGACAGTAAGCGCTACGGCAACGGTGGGCGACCTGGGGTCTTCGACTTTCTCGGCTTCACTCATTACTGCGGCCACAGTCGCTCGGGCAAATTCAAACTCAAGAGGAAAACCGCCACCAAGAAACTACGGGCTAAGTACCTAGCGCTCAAAGACTGGCTACGCCACAATCTGACTCAGCCGATCACCGAGGTCTGGCGGACGCTCAACCGCAAGCTCTGCGGTCATTACCAATACTACGGGATCAATGACAATTGGCCGTACCTGGTAAAGTACCGCCAAGCGGCCAAGCGATTCGCCTACCGCTGGATCTGCCGACGCAGTCAGAAAGGCCGCATCAGTCGTAAAACGTTTGCACAGTACTTGGCTCGCAATCCACTGGCGGAACCTCGACGGTTAACGGATTTGATTGCCCGTGGACGTCAACTAGCTGCTACAATGAATCGGTAG
- a CDS encoding tetratricopeptide repeat protein, with product MTKPLVARTSSWWRLCSVLAVLFSLQGAGAYFAGLPGLVAATMMYFVLKVLLQRRAKSFQKAGLRLMAEERYREAAAMFEAGYQYFSDRRWADRYRAISMLDYSGMDWREIMLANMATNMALAGDRERAIQLYQQCLELYPDSRLAKPALRFLMAGTDG from the coding sequence TTGACGAAACCGCTTGTAGCTCGGACTTCGTCTTGGTGGCGTCTCTGTAGCGTTCTGGCAGTTTTATTTTCGCTGCAGGGAGCCGGTGCGTATTTCGCCGGTCTTCCCGGACTGGTTGCCGCGACCATGATGTACTTCGTCCTGAAGGTGCTTTTGCAGCGACGAGCGAAGTCCTTCCAGAAGGCAGGACTGAGGCTCATGGCGGAAGAGCGATACCGCGAGGCAGCTGCAATGTTTGAAGCTGGTTACCAGTATTTTTCCGATCGCCGGTGGGCGGATCGGTACCGAGCAATCAGCATGCTGGACTACTCCGGAATGGACTGGCGTGAGATTATGCTGGCAAACATGGCTACAAACATGGCTTTGGCCGGAGACCGAGAACGGGCCATCCAACTCTACCAGCAGTGCCTAGAGCTGTATCCTGACAGCCGCTTGGCGAAACCAGCACTCCGGTTCCTAATGGCGGGGACTGACGGATAA